The stretch of DNA AACGAGCTTACGGGCAGGCCGCCGATGTACGGGATCTCGGATATCGATATCGTATACTTCGATGACGGCGACCTCGGTTACGAGGCGGAGAACGAGGTGGTGGAGCAGGGAAAGCGTCTTTTCGCGGAGCTTCCCTTTCCTGTCGACATCAAGAATCAGGCCCGCGTTCACCTGTGGTATCCCGGCCGGTTCGGCGTCCCTCTTTCGCCTTACGCTACTTTGGAGGCGGCGATCGGCACTTGGCCGACAACAGCTTCATCACTTGGCGTTCGGAAGGAGCCGGACGGAAGCTGGCGGATCTACGCGCCTTTCGGCCTGGAAGACTTGTTCCGGCTGATCGTCAGACCGAACAAGACGCTGGTTACGGAAAGCGCGTATTACGCCAAGGCGGAGAAGTGGAAGAGCAGATGGCCGGAGCTTGCCGTGATTCCGTGGGAGGCCTAAAGTCTAAATGCGCTTTTTGGCGGCAGCCAGCAGGTGCGGACTCATTCCCAGCAGGCTTTTCTGCTCTTCAACGATGGAACTGATCCTCAGCAGCGCCGCACGGCTTTCCGGGTTGCCCCATTTTTCCGCCAAAGCGGGCACGATCCAGACCGGCCCCTCTACAGCGGCGGTGCTTAGGTGATAGAATCCGGATTCTTCGATTTCTTCCTTCAATTCATTCGGCAGATGAAAAAATGCTCTTGCAATGAAATTTGGATATTCCTCGGGCCGGATATGCTGGCCGTCCGCAAGTTCGCGTTCGATCATCGACATAAAATGCTGTTCCTCAAGAATATCGTTCTTTTGTCCGTAAACGGACAGACCCCAGAGAGTGGACCCGAACCTTGAAATGGCGGCGGCCAGCAGCGTTCCGCCCGGTTTGAGCAGTCTGAACGCTTCTTCTAGAGCATCCAAACGTTCGTCTCTCTCAGTCAGGTGATACAGCGGTCCCATCAGCAGAATAAGGTCGGCGCTTCCGCCGCTCCGTGCGATTCTCCGCCCGTCCGCGGTCTCGATCCGGTGTACCGGGGCTATGCCGCCCGATGATTGAAGAGCAATGGCGTACTCCACGGCAGCGGGGGATAGGTCGAACAGATGAACCTCATGCCCCAATTCGGCAAGCCATCTCGAATAGGCCCCGGCTCCGCCGCCGATATCGTAGATCACCATAGGCCGGTCGGACAAGTAACGGGAGATGATCTGTTTGCTCCGCTCCCATTCAATGGCGCCGATCCCCGACTGAAGCCGTTTGATTTCCGGTCCCGCGTTGTAATAATCCAGAATCTGCCGCAGGTCGTCTCTTTTATCGTCCACGTTCATCCCTCCCTGTTATAAGGGGGAGTATACCTTGTGTTGCCTGTTTCTGGATGTGACATATTTTGAAGCTGTAAAGTTGTTCCAAAAGGTGGTAAACTGTGTTCAACTCGAACGAGACATTGAGCGCGGCGCTTGATACTGAGCGGATTAAGCCGCAGGAGCAAGGGGGAATTGTGGGATGAAGTGGCTAGAAATGAGACAGTTGTTTCCCAACCAGTTTGTTTTGTTTTCCGTCCTTGAATTTCATCAGGAGGGTACCAGAAGATTTATAGATGAGGTTGAGCCGATCCGCGCGGTTGCAGACGAAGACGCCCGTACGGAATTTGATCAAGCCGGACCCGGAAAACTGGTCTATCATACATCCAGTAAGGTATGCATTATCCGTATCCGCAGGAGAAAGCGCAGCAGAGTGAGACGTAAAAAAACAAAATAAGCCAATCTGCCAAAGGGTTGGCTATTGCCATTAAAGCAGCCAGGGTATACGTGCGTTGAAGTTTTTTTCCAGGGGAGGAAGTTTTGTGGAATCGGTAATACGCTACTATGACGGCTATGATGAAGCATCCAGACTGACGACGGATAATGCCAGAAAGCTTGAGTTTATACGCATGTCTTGGACAAATACATATCGGCAGAGCATAAAATACTAGACCTTGGCGCTGGAACGGGGATTTATTCTTTTTATTATGCGGATAAAGGGAGTTCGATCATCTCGACTGATCTTACTCCGAAGCATGTTGAGATTATACAAAGCAAGATCGAGAGCGGCGGCTATACGGATATGACCGCTGAAGCAGCGGATGCGACGGATCTCTCCGGGTTTGAGCCGGGCAGCTTTGACGCCGTTTTTTGTTTGGGGCCGATGTATCATCTCAGGGAACGGGCGGACCAGCGCAAATGTATAAGCGAATGCTTGAGAGTGCTCAAGCCTGGCGGGATTTTGGCGGTTGCTTATATTAACAAGTTTTTTATGTTCCCATATCTGGTGAAGGGTGACTCCCGTTTCCTAACCAGTCGGTGGATGGCGAAATTTCTGGAAGAGGGCAGAATCAGCTCGGCGGATGAGGACTGTTTTTGGACATATGCGTATTTTCATACACCCGAAGAAATCGAGCAGTTGCTGGGTGATCATGGGGCGGATAAGCTGGAACATGCGGCAACGGACGGTATAGGCGTAATTATGAGGGACACTGTTAACGGGTTTAGCGAGGAACAGTTCGACTCATCAATATCATCTAAAAACATGCTCCGAGCCGTCCATTCTTGGCATCAGCAATCACGGTCTGTTTGTGGGACGGAAATAGCAGCAAATTTTAGGGCAATCGTAGAAAAAGACAGGTCTTTCGTCAACGCAGACGAGGCCTGTCTTTGTGTTTTCATACGGATATTCCCCGCTACGTCCGAAGCAGATCTTGTCCGGGGGGAAGATGGCGGACCAGCCAATCGAGCAGATCGTCTGTAACCAGATCGTGGTTCTTTTCATTCAGCATTTCATGCCGGCCTTCCGGATACAGCCGCACCTCCAGATCGCTTACGCCGAACTTTCGGTACAGCTCTGCGAGCCGAAGGATCCCTTGGCCGTTCATACCGACCGGGTCCTTCTCGCCGGAGAACAAATATACCGGCTTGTCCTTACATAGAGAATCCAGCACGGCTCCGGTATGGATATCCTGCAGCAGCCGGAAGAAATCCCGGAAGAAACGGGTCGTGCAAATCGCCCCGCAGTACGGATCATCTATAAACCGGTCGACCTCCTCGGGGTCGCTGCTCAGCCAATCGAAGGCCGTGCGGGAAGGGGAGAATGAACGGTTGTAGGGGCCAAAGACGATGCCGTTCAGCAGCACGCTGCGATGCCGCTCCCCCATCAGCTTCAGTTGGGCCTTTGCAAGCGTCTCTCCCAGCCGCAGCATCCCGCGGGGGCCGTTGCTTCCACTTAAAATATAGCCCGCATATCCTTCGCTCCCGGGCGTGCACATCAGCTTCTGCGTCAGAAAAGAACCCATGCTGTGCCCGAGCAGAAATACGGGAACTCCCGGATGTCTGCCCGATGCGATGGCGGCAATCTGAAGAAGGTTGCGGCGCATCCAATAGAAGCCATCGGATCCGGCATCACCAAGCAAATCGATTCTTCCCGCGGTTCTGCCGTGTCCCCTGTGGTCTCCCGCATACACCGCGTAGCCCGCGGCGTTCAACCGGCCTGCCAAGCGGGCATATCTGGCGGCCGTCTCGCACATGCCATGCGAGATTTGAAGGATACCCCGGACGGGGCCTTCGGCCTCCGGCAGCCATTCGTACACATGAATGGGGACTCCGAGAGGATCGGTCATCGTAAAGGAATGTTCCGTCACCAGTTTTTCCTCCTAATAACAAGCGGCAGGGCAGAGCGAAGATGCTTCATTTTCCAAACCGGAAGCGTCGTATATAGGCCCAATAAGGCTTAAGGCAAATACGAGCGGAGCAAGGTAGCCTGCCCTTCTATGGTATAAGTGCCCAGATTAGCCGGGAGCAGATAGCACTCACCCGCCGAATACGGCTGGGAGCCGCCTTCCCAAATCAGGTGCCCGCTTCCTTCGCAAATAACCAGTACAGTAAAGCTCTCCGGGTTGGTTACAAGGCTCCAATTGCCGCTTACAATGCCTTTTTCCACGATAAAATATGGCGATTCCGCCAGCTGCAGCCATTCTCCAGGTACGGCGCTATCCGTCTTCATGGAAGTTGCGCCTGCGCCTTCGTAAGCAGTCACGTTCAGCGAATCCTCGATATGCAGCTCGCGCGGCTTGCCGTCAAGGCCGGGCCGGTCGTAATCATAAATCCGGTATGTCGTGTCCGAGTTCTGCTGGATCTCCGCTACGACCACGCCCGCGCACAGAGCATGCACCGTACCGGCTGGAATATAGAATGTATCCCCTGCCAAGACCGGCACTTCCTGAAGAAGATCCATAACCGTTCCGTTTTCCAGCGCTTGGCGCAGACTTTCGCGGTTCACGCCTTCCTTGAGGCCGTAGATGATTTTGGCGTCCGGCTTGGCGTCAAGAACGTACCACATTTCAGTCTTACCTAATTCGCCTTTGGGCAGCCGCTCATAGTCGTCGGTGGGATGAACCTGAACGGACAGGTTGTCGTTGCAATCCAGGAGCTTTATCAATAGAGGGAATCTTCCACCGTGCTCGGAATAGCCTTTGCTGCCGAACCATTCACGTCCGTAGGCTTCGCGGATCTGGTCCAGGCCCTGTCCCGCGAGCTCGCCGTTTACGACGGACGAGGTTCCGTTTGGGTGGTCGGCGATCATCCAGCCTTCGCCGATATGGCCTTCAGGGAGGCCGAGGCCAAACTTCTCAAGGGCTCTTCCGCCCCAGACGCGTTCTTTGAATTCCGGTTGAAATTTTAAAGGATAAGGCAGTGTCATAGATCCATCGTCCTCTCCAAATCAGATTTAGTTATCTTAACCTTTCTTTTTCTCAAGCGCGATAACATAGGGAGCCGTTCTGCGTTGAAGCTGGCGGTACACGATGGCACTGGCCGTTTGCTGCGGAACGGCGGACGCCCAGGCTTCAACCGCTTCCGCTTCCAGCCCGCCACCGGGATGTCCGGGGTACAGGACCGCTGTTACAATCCCTCCGGGCCGGAGAAGTTCAAGGGAGACCCCGAGCGCGGCAACCGAACTGTCCGGCAAAGTAATCACGCTCTTGTCCGCGTCGTCCGATGGGAGATAGCCGAAGTTGAACATGATCGCCCCGACGCTGCCGCGCCACGAAGGGGGCAGTACGTCAGCCATCTCGGCATGGCTCTTCAATAGAAGAGTCGAAGGAGCAAGGGCGTCCCCTCCTTCGTCCTCCCTGGCGCGGCGCAGGCGCTCCCCGGCAAGCGTCAAAGCCTCGGGCTGAATGTCGAAGCCGTAGACCTCGCCTTTTGGCCCCGCCTTCTTTGCAAGGAACAAGGTGTCCGCGCCGGTTCCCACCGTGGCATCCACGGCGCGCTCGCCCGGGGAAAGGCGCTCTTCTACCATTTTATGGGCGAAGCTCAGCACGGATAGAAAGCCCATCAGCGTTTTCTCCAATACTTGCCCTGCCAGGTATCTCTGCGCTTCAGCTCGTCGTCGATCGCATTGAGCACTTCCCATTTCTTAAGGCTCCACATCGGACCGATCAGCAGATCGCGGGGGGCGTCCCCGGTCAGACGGTGTACGATCATTTCCGGAGGCAGCATTTCCAATGAATCGGCGATGAGCTTTACATATTCATCCTGCTCCAGAAAACGAAGCAGTCCGGCTTCATACTGCTTAACCATCGGCGTCTTCCGCATCAGGTGCAGAAGATGGATTTTGATCCCCTGCACATCCATCTGCGATACGGCTGACACCGTCTCCAGCATCATTTCGTGCGTTTCCTGCGGAAGACCGTGAATAATGTGCGTGCAGACCCGGATGCCCCGGCTGCGCAGCTTTTCGACAGCCTCGCGATAGCACTCCGTATCATGCGCCCGGTTAATGAGGTGTGAGGTGGACTCGTGAATCGTCTGCAAGCCCATTTCAATCCATAGATAAGTACGTTCGTTCAATTCCGCCAGATAATCGACAACATCATCCGGAAGGCAGTCGGGACGGGTGGCGATGGACAATCCGACAACGCCTGGCTGTTCCAGAATGACCTCGTAGTACTCCCGCAGCTCTTCAACCGGCGCATACGTATTAGTATATGCCTGGAAATAACCGATGTACTTGGCGTTCGGCCATTTCAGATGCTGGCGGTCGCGGACGCTTCCGAACTGGGTGACCAGATCGTCGCGTCGGCTTCCGGCGTAATCGCCCGAGCCGCGTGCGCTGCAGAAGGTGCAGCCTCCTTTGGCAATTGAGCCGTCGCGGTTGGGACAGGTGAAGCCGGCGTCCAGCATGACTTTGAACACTTTATCGCCAAACTGTTCGCGCATTTCGTAGTTCCAGGTATGAAATCGTTTATCTCCCCACAGCGAGGCTGTGGAAGGGGCTTCTAGTATAGTCATGGATGTCTCCTTTAATTGCAAGTAATGATTTACCCGAATCCATTGTATCAAAAAAAGGGAGCGAGCGTAACAGGACATGGCGCTCAGGCAATCTGACCAAAACATCGGCGGATTCACAGGGTTGTAATCGCTTCGCCGCATGCTAATGATAACTCATACTTATTTTAAAAATGGGTCTTCAGCAGGAGGAAATTCACTTGAAATTACTTACACATCATGTTATATTTTGAGTGTAAAAATGATTATCGTCATCAGTATGAAAGAAGGAATTCATAATCCCCTGTCGCCGTGGTCCATACAATTAACCGTGAGGTGATCGAACATGAATTCTCAAGCCGTATATCCTGAAGGCAGAGGTCCAATCGATGTCCAACTGACTCCTGACGAGGCTCTTGCGCTCACAGGAGTGGAATTTAAAGGCAATCGGAAGATCAAGACGGAAGCGCAGCGCAAAATTCGCAATGCTTTCGAGAAGACATTTGATTTTAGTTCAGAAGCAAGATAGACTATGAATTGTTGAAATTAGGGACCCCAATTCCAAATACAACACGGAAGGAATTTCCTTGAGTTTCGCTGAGCCTAGCGGAACGGGGAAATTCCTTTCTCTTTTCTGTTTTGCATCTTTACTTTTCGGAGCAAGTTAGTCACAATATTGCAGTAATCATGATCGTAACTTGTCGATAAGTGAAAGGAGTAAACATGCGTTTACGCGGAAGAAAAGGAATACGTGAAAGTCTCGTGCAGCAGGCCGATTTGGTCGTGCTCGATCCTCGCAAACATAAAGGACAATGGTCCGCGCTCTTTGGCAACGACCGCCCGATTTATGTCGAGTTCGGAATGGGGAAGGGGCAGTTTATCAGCCGGATGAGCCATAAATACCCCGAAATTAATTTTATCGGAGTGGATATGTATGACGAGCTGATCCGCCGGGCGGCGGAAAAGGCGCGGAATATATGGGAACCGGAAGGTCTGAAAACGCCGCCGAATCTGAAGCTCGCGCTGGCCAATATCGAATATGCGGAAGAAGTGTTCGCTGAGGGAGAGCTGCAGCGCATCTATCTGAACTTCAGCGACCCCTGGCCCAAAACAAAGCACGCCCGCCGCAGATTGACGCATCCCCGTTTCTTGGATAAGTATAGTGGGCTGTTAGACGGTTTGGGAGAAATTCATTTGAAGACGGATTCGCGCAGTCTGTTTGAATTTTCCTTGAACGCCTTTGCCGACTTCGGTCTGCAGATGTCGAATATTTCACTCGATCTTCATGCGGGAGGGATCAATGAAGAGCACGTCATGACCGAATACGAAACGAAATTTGTCGGCCAGGGCGTTCAGATCCACCGCTGCGAGGCGATTGTCGGAGCGGAAGCGCTGAAACGCAATCAAGCCTCTCGTCTGGATAAGTACAGACTATTACCGGCAATGCCGCAGGTCGAATAATCAAGGCATCCGCCGAGCAGATAGTATTCCTATAACAAAAAGAGGGTCCTTTGGCTTAGGCCGGCAGGACCCTCTTTTTGTTGCTCCAACATTTCAAAGATGCTTCGAGTTGCTTTGCAGGCTGCTGAACAATATTTTTCATACGGGTATAAAAAAGCCGGTACAGGGCAAGCGTGGTAAGGCGGTTAATGATTTCCGGCGATGTTCACCTGCCCCCGTTTGGTCATAGGTCCTGAGTTATGGGCTTTAACTCCATAATGCAACCGTACCGGCCGCAACCGCGCTGCCGATCAGTGCGCCTGCCGCCACATCGGAAGGATAATGGAGTCCAAGATAGATCCGCGAGAATCCAACCGATAAGGCAAGCGGCAGCAGCACGAAACCCAGGACGGGGAAAGCCGCTACATAAGGCACTGTGGAAGCGAAGATTGCCGTCGTATGCCCAGAAGGAAACGAATGGTCCTTGAGCGGATTGCGGAACGTATTCGTTCCGGGCAGGGCCAGATAAGGGCGGACCCTGGGATACATTCTTTTGGCGACGGCCACGGGTAGGTGGCTGACAGCCAGGGCGATCAGAGCCTGCTGGGCGGGCAGCCTCAGCGTATGAGGGGCAAGCACCCATACCAGAAGACTGATCCCGATGCTGGCGGTCGCTCCGCCCAGATGAGTCAGATAGAAAAGCCAGAAATTCAGATAACGGTTGTGCAGCCGTCCGTTGATCCAGTGAAACAGACGCTGCTCTGCAGTAAGCAGTTTTAACATTTTAGTTCTCATAGTGGTCCCCCCGCTAATAACGGCCGCCGGATTAACGGCGTTAATTAGGATAACCCGCTTTAGCCTGTACAACTATCTTCATCATACTTTTTTGCACGAACCGATTTCAAGAAAAAGGTCGATATTGCACGAAAAATGACAGTTTTGACTTGGATGCCTTTAAGCCGTACAATGGTTCAAGCGGACTTCCCACGTTTATATGGTAACAGAGAAAATAATGCGTTTTGTAAAATCCGGAACGCAAGCAGAAACTCCATATGGACGGCATATATAACAAAGAGCGGGACCCGCTGAGGACAAAGGTATGTTCCATGTCTGTCGTTTAGAATTGCAACAAAAGGGTCATTTATTACGTTCAAAGGTCAGAGAAAAAGAACCTGACAGAAAAAGGGGGCATCGAAGGATCATGACAGATGCAATTTTTGTGACGCTCCAAGTGGTCTTGGCGCTAATTGCGGTTTATCAGTTTGGCTTCTCGTTGTTCGGACTGCACAAGAAGAAGAAGAAAAAGCTTTTCCCGCCGGAAAAATCATTTGCCGTGCTCGTAGCCGCGCATAACGAAGAACAAGTGGTCGGGGCGCTTATGGAAAACCTGAAGCAGCTGAATTATCCGAAGGAACTATACGACGTATTCGTCATCTGCGATAACTGTACGGACGGAACGGCCCGCATTGTCCGGGAGCATGGCATGACTGCCTGCGTCCGCACCAACAATAATTTGAGAGGCAAAGGCTACGCAATCGAGTGGATGCTGGGGAAACTTTGGGACATGCCGCGCCAGTACGACGCCGTTGTGATGTTCGATGCCGATAATCTGGCCCATACCGACTTCCTGATGGAGATGAACAATGATCTCTGTTCCGGCGCAAAAGTCATTCAGGGCTACATCGACACGAAGAATCCGGAGGATTCCTGGATTACCGCAGCCTATGGCATCTCTTACTGGTATATTAACCGTTTGTGGCAGCTGTCGCGTCACAATTTGGGTATGGCCAACTTCCTTGGCGGAACGGGCATGTGCTTCGAAACGAATCTGCTAAAGGAAATGGGCTGGGGAGCAACCAGTCTTGTAGAGGACCTGGAGTTCACCATGCGCAGCGCGTCGAAGGGCGTATATCCGGAGTTCAACTACGACGCCAAAGTGTTTGACGAGAAGCCGCTTACGTTCAAGGCCTCGTCCAGACAGAGGCTTCGCTGGATGCAAGGACATTTTACCGTCGCCCGCCGTTATTTCTTCCCTCTGCTGTGGCAGAGTATTAAAGAACGAAGCTTGACCAAGTTTGACCTGGCCCTATACGGCGTCAACGTCTATATTGTCCTGCTCACGTTCCTCATGACCGCGGTGATGTGGATCGACAGTTCGCTGCTGGGTGGTCCGCATATCGCCAACCTGTACGGCTACCTGCCTTTATGGCTAAGCTATGTCGCCATAGCCGCCAATGTGTTTACCTTTTTCGTATCGATGATTCTTGAAAAGGTAACGTTCAAAAAGGTGTATGCCTATATGCTGCTGTTCCCGATTTACCTGATTTCATGGTATCCGATTACGTTCTACGCATTCTTTACGCAAAACAACAAACAATGGAGCCATACGAAGCATACCCGCGTCGTGCGTCTGGAGGAAGTTCAAAGCAAGCAGGGTTAGAGCAACGTAACTGTATTTGCATAACGTTTGAGAAAATGGTTGACATTACTAAACCGGATAGTGTAAACTATTCAAGTGCGCTAAATTAATTAGAGATTGCAAGCAGAAGCACCGGCTTCTCACCTGATCGGCTAACAGCCGGCTGGTTTTGATCTCAATGCTTTATGAATGCTGTTCGTTCATGAACGTTGATCAAACGGGTTGTCGGTAATTTCCGGCGCCCGTTTTTTAATTGGGTAGAAGCTGTTATATCTATTAGCCAATCAGATCCGGAGGTGGAGAATTATCAGTAAGGACCATATGATCAATGATGAGATTCGGGCGAGAGAAGTTCGTTTGGTTGGTGCGGAGGGAGAACAAATCGGGATTAAACCGATCCGCGAAGCGTTGCAAATGGCAATCGATCTTAATCTGGATTTAGTCAATGTAGCGCCGCAGGCGAAGCCGCCGGTATGCCGCATCATGGATTACGGCAAGTTCCGTTACGAGCAGCAGAAGAAAGAGAAGGAAGCCCGTAAGAATCAGAAGATCGTGGACATCAAGGAAGTTTGGTTCCGTGCCAACATTGAAGAACATGACTATCAGACCAAGTTCCGTAATGTGGTCAAGTTTCTGAATGAAGGCGACAAGGTAAAATGCTCCGTCCGCTTCCGCGGACGCGAAATTACCCATGCGAATATCGGTCAGAAAATTCTGGAGCGCGTCAAATTGGAAGTGGCCGAGATTTCCGTTGTGGAGCGCCAGCCTAAGCTGGAAGGCCGCAGCATGATTATGATTTTGGCACCCAAACCATCTTAACAAGCAGCATAACTATTGAGGAGGAAACACAATGCCTAAAATGAAAACTCACAGCAGCCTGAAAGGCCGCTTCAAAATTACCGGAACAGGTAAAGTAACGCGCTACAAAGCGTACAAAAACCATCTGCTGTCCCACAAGTCCAAGCGCGCTAAGCGGGTTCTGGGAACCAACCCTGAAATGGCTCCCGGCGACGTAAGACGTCTGAAGCAAGGCCTGGCTAACTTGAAATAGTTTTTATTACACAATTTTTGGGAGGTTTATTAATATGGCAAGAGTTAAAGGCGGCTTCGTCGTTCGTCGTAAACATAAAAAGGTACTGAAACTGGCAAAAGGCTACTTCGGTTCCAAGCACCGCATTTTCAAAACCGCTAAAGAACAAGTAATGAAATCGCTGGTTTACGCTTACCGCGACCGTCGTCAAACCAAACGCAACTTCCGCAGACTGTGGATCGTTCGTATCAACGCTGCAGCCCGTCTGAACGGCCTGTCCTACAACAAGCTGGTACACGGCCTGAAGCTGGCCGGAGTGGACATCAACCGCAAAATGCTGGCTGACCTGGCTGTAAATGATCTGAACGCATTCAACTCGCTGGCTACCGTAGCTAAAGAGAAGATCAACGCGTAAGCAACTGCCTGTTATATGAAAAGCACCGCCTCCGGGAATTTCCCGTGAAGCGGTGCTTTTTTTGTGAAAATTTTTGAAGAGTGAAGCTGTTTACTCCCAGTACTTTGTCGTTATAAGCTGGCCGGCCAGCTTCTTGCTGGCGGCGCGTCTGACTTTACGCTGCTCCGACCGTTCCTCCGCCAAATCGCTGACCAGCTTCTCTTCATCCGTCTCGGGGATAACACCCGGTACAGGGGCCGGTTTACCGTCAGGCCCGATGGCCACAAAGGTGAGGAAGGAAGTGGCCGCCACGGTGCGCTCACCTGAATATAAATTTTCGGCTATGACCTTAACGAATACCTCTATGCTGGTGCGGCCGGTCCAGGACACAAAGGATTCGAAGCAGAATGAATCGGTGGGCCGGATCGGGGACAGAAAGTCGACGGAGTCAGTGGAGGCGGTAACGACACTGCATCGGCAGTGTCGCATCGCGGAGATAGAGGCGACTTCATCTATGTTACTCATCAGCTTGCCGCCGAACAGGGTCTGGTGGTTGTTAATATCGTTCGGGAAGACCCGTCCTGTTTTGAATACACGTGATTCTCGGCAGTATTTCGAAGCTGGAGCTGCTGGCTGGGATGATTCACTCATCATGATTGGCTTCCTTTCCTTGGCATGATAGGCATATATAATAATGGAGTTCCCTTTATTTTGCAATACTATTATTAGGTGCTTATGACGGAGAAATTGGATATTCCATACAATATAACATCAATATGATATAAAAATTGACATAGGAGGTTAAAGTAAACGCTTGATTTAAGGGAAAAGCAAATTTTTATTAACCGCAGGTCATTAATTTACTGGATTTTACCGTTTTTACCCGTTATAATTTGATTCAATGGCATGTCCAAGGTCCAAATGAGAATACAGAAGACATCCAATTTCTTTAAGGGGGATCACAATCAATGAAAAAAATTTACCAGCTGTCTCTTGTTATGCTGCTTGCTTTCACGGTCATTCTGGCTGGCTGCGGAAGCGACAATAACAACGCGTCCGGAAACGCAGGCACTAATGCAAGCGCCAATACTGAAACCAACACGGGCTCCAGTGAAGCTACTACGGATAACTCCAACATCAAAATCGGTATGGTTACCGACGTTGGCGGCGTAAACGACAAATCGTTTAACCAATCCGCTTGGGAAGCCCTTCAAGCCCTTGAGAAAGAAAGTGGTGTGAAGGTTCAATATCTGCAAAGTAATTCCAATGCGGACTATGAGCCGAACCTGAACCAATTTGTTAAAGACGGTTATGCTCTGACTTGGGGCATTGGCTTTGACATGGGTGACTCCATTAAAAAAGTTGCGGGCGAGAATCCTGACGCCAAGCTGGCCATCATCGACAATGTAGTGGATGCTCCTAACGTTGAGTCCGTTACCTTCTCCGAGAACGAAGGATCGTTCCTGGTCGGTGTTGTTGCAGGTCTGACTACTAAGACGAATAAAGTTGGCTTTATCGGCGGTATGGAAAGCCCGGTAATCAAACGCTTTGAAGCGGGCTTCAAAGCGGGTGTTACGGCGGTTAATCCGGGCGCAAAAGTAACGGTTACTTATGCCGGTGCTTATAACAAGCCTGATATCGGTAAATCGTTGGCGGCTACATTGTATGACGCAGGCAACGACATCATCTTCCCGGCTGCAGGAGCAACAGGCAACGGTGTGTTCAACGAAGCCAAATCCCGCAATAAAGCAGGCGGCGC from Paenibacillus sophorae encodes:
- a CDS encoding BMP family lipoprotein, whose protein sequence is MKKIYQLSLVMLLAFTVILAGCGSDNNNASGNAGTNASANTETNTGSSEATTDNSNIKIGMVTDVGGVNDKSFNQSAWEALQALEKESGVKVQYLQSNSNADYEPNLNQFVKDGYALTWGIGFDMGDSIKKVAGENPDAKLAIIDNVVDAPNVESVTFSENEGSFLVGVVAGLTTKTNKVGFIGGMESPVIKRFEAGFKAGVTAVNPGAKVTVTYAGAYNKPDIGKSLAATLYDAGNDIIFPAAGATGNGVFNEAKSRNKAGGAKVWVIGVDKDQSIEFGDDVTLTSMVKRVDEAVRVVSKQVIDGTFKGGTTTVLGLKDNGVGLPETSKANVSADILAKVDDYKQQIIDGKITVPAE
- a CDS encoding acyl-CoA thioesterase; translated protein: MMSESSQPAAPASKYCRESRVFKTGRVFPNDINNHQTLFGGKLMSNIDEVASISAMRHCRCSVVTASTDSVDFLSPIRPTDSFCFESFVSWTGRTSIEVFVKVIAENLYSGERTVAATSFLTFVAIGPDGKPAPVPGVIPETDEEKLVSDLAEERSEQRKVRRAASKKLAGQLITTKYWE
- a CDS encoding phosphatase PAP2 family protein, yielding MRTKMLKLLTAEQRLFHWINGRLHNRYLNFWLFYLTHLGGATASIGISLLVWVLAPHTLRLPAQQALIALAVSHLPVAVAKRMYPRVRPYLALPGTNTFRNPLKDHSFPSGHTTAIFASTVPYVAAFPVLGFVLLPLALSVGFSRIYLGLHYPSDVAAGALIGSAVAAGTVALWS
- the trmB gene encoding tRNA (guanosine(46)-N7)-methyltransferase TrmB; its protein translation is MRLRGRKGIRESLVQQADLVVLDPRKHKGQWSALFGNDRPIYVEFGMGKGQFISRMSHKYPEINFIGVDMYDELIRRAAEKARNIWEPEGLKTPPNLKLALANIEYAEEVFAEGELQRIYLNFSDPWPKTKHARRRLTHPRFLDKYSGLLDGLGEIHLKTDSRSLFEFSLNAFADFGLQMSNISLDLHAGGINEEHVMTEYETKFVGQGVQIHRCEAIVGAEALKRNQASRLDKYRLLPAMPQVE
- the infC gene encoding translation initiation factor IF-3, which translates into the protein MINDEIRAREVRLVGAEGEQIGIKPIREALQMAIDLNLDLVNVAPQAKPPVCRIMDYGKFRYEQQKKEKEARKNQKIVDIKEVWFRANIEEHDYQTKFRNVVKFLNEGDKVKCSVRFRGREITHANIGQKILERVKLEVAEISVVERQPKLEGRSMIMILAPKPS
- the rplT gene encoding 50S ribosomal protein L20, yielding MARVKGGFVVRRKHKKVLKLAKGYFGSKHRIFKTAKEQVMKSLVYAYRDRRQTKRNFRRLWIVRINAAARLNGLSYNKLVHGLKLAGVDINRKMLADLAVNDLNAFNSLATVAKEKINA
- a CDS encoding glycosyltransferase family 2 protein gives rise to the protein MTDAIFVTLQVVLALIAVYQFGFSLFGLHKKKKKKLFPPEKSFAVLVAAHNEEQVVGALMENLKQLNYPKELYDVFVICDNCTDGTARIVREHGMTACVRTNNNLRGKGYAIEWMLGKLWDMPRQYDAVVMFDADNLAHTDFLMEMNNDLCSGAKVIQGYIDTKNPEDSWITAAYGISYWYINRLWQLSRHNLGMANFLGGTGMCFETNLLKEMGWGATSLVEDLEFTMRSASKGVYPEFNYDAKVFDEKPLTFKASSRQRLRWMQGHFTVARRYFFPLLWQSIKERSLTKFDLALYGVNVYIVLLTFLMTAVMWIDSSLLGGPHIANLYGYLPLWLSYVAIAANVFTFFVSMILEKVTFKKVYAYMLLFPIYLISWYPITFYAFFTQNNKQWSHTKHTRVVRLEEVQSKQG
- the rpmI gene encoding 50S ribosomal protein L35 is translated as MPKMKTHSSLKGRFKITGTGKVTRYKAYKNHLLSHKSKRAKRVLGTNPEMAPGDVRRLKQGLANLK